One Microbacterium sp. No. 7 genomic window carries:
- a CDS encoding inositol monophosphatase family protein gives MSAAAGAGDAETAELLRLAREIALEAGALARRRREQGVSIAATKSAIADIVTEADREVETLIRARLAAARPDDGFLGEESGAERGTSDITWVVDPIDGTVNYAYGMPHYAVSIAAVSGDPRPASWRALAGVVYNPAVGELFAASAGGGAWLDARRLAVSRPTDAGALVATGFGYDPATHAADLDRVRRVMPLARDLRRGGAASLDLAYVAAGRLDGYFERGLHPWDHAAGALLVVEAGGRIGGAPDGAPGRTMTVASGPELFDRLVEASGV, from the coding sequence GTGAGCGCCGCCGCGGGGGCCGGCGACGCCGAGACGGCCGAGCTGCTGCGCCTGGCCCGCGAGATCGCGCTCGAGGCGGGCGCTCTCGCGCGCCGCCGCCGCGAGCAGGGCGTGTCGATCGCGGCGACCAAGTCGGCGATCGCCGACATCGTCACCGAGGCCGATCGCGAGGTCGAGACCCTGATCCGCGCGCGACTGGCCGCGGCACGTCCCGATGACGGGTTCCTCGGCGAGGAGTCGGGCGCCGAGCGCGGCACGAGCGACATCACGTGGGTCGTCGATCCGATCGACGGCACCGTCAACTATGCGTACGGCATGCCGCACTACGCCGTGTCGATCGCGGCCGTCTCCGGCGATCCGCGACCGGCATCCTGGCGCGCGCTGGCCGGCGTCGTCTACAACCCCGCCGTCGGCGAGCTGTTCGCCGCGTCGGCGGGCGGCGGCGCATGGCTCGACGCGCGGCGTCTCGCCGTGAGCCGGCCGACGGATGCCGGAGCCCTCGTCGCGACGGGATTCGGCTACGACCCTGCGACCCACGCCGCCGACCTCGACCGCGTGCGGCGGGTCATGCCGCTCGCGCGCGACCTGCGGCGCGGGGGAGCGGCATCCCTCGACCTCGCGTACGTCGCGGCGGGACGCCTGGACGGCTACTTCGAGCGCGGCCTGCACCCATGGGACCACGCGGCCGGCGCGCTGCTCGTCGTCGAGGCGGGCGGGCGGATCGGCGGCGCGCCCGACGGGGCGCCCGGGCGGACGATGACCGTCGCCTCGGGGCCCGAGCTCTTCGACCGTCTCGTCGAGGCGTCGGGAGTGTGA
- a CDS encoding FBP domain-containing protein has product MQPLTEDRVRDVLVNAKHDERERLAVPLEFVLADWDHLDFFAWRDPRTRSRGYIVAELSGEPVGIVLRAGSGSGGGRPAMCNLCHTMQPGDQVALFTAQRAGDAGVRGDSVGTYVCADLSCHENVRLAAPLAPNEVRASVDRRIDGTRRRVEAFVERVAGG; this is encoded by the coding sequence ATGCAGCCGCTGACAGAGGACCGCGTCCGCGACGTCCTGGTCAACGCGAAGCACGACGAGCGCGAGCGCCTGGCGGTGCCGCTGGAGTTCGTGCTCGCCGACTGGGACCATCTCGACTTCTTCGCCTGGCGCGACCCGCGCACCCGCAGCCGCGGGTACATCGTCGCCGAGCTGAGCGGCGAGCCGGTCGGCATCGTGCTGCGCGCGGGCTCGGGGTCGGGCGGCGGGCGCCCGGCGATGTGCAACCTGTGCCACACGATGCAGCCCGGCGATCAGGTCGCCCTGTTCACCGCGCAGCGGGCGGGGGATGCCGGTGTGCGCGGCGACTCGGTCGGCACGTACGTCTGCGCCGACCTGTCGTGTCACGAGAACGTGCGGCTCGCCGCACCGCTCGCCCCGAACGAGGTGCGCGCCAGCGTCGATCGTCGTATCGACGGCACGCGGCGCCGCGTGGAGGCGTTCGTCGAACGCGTCGCGGGCGGGTGA
- a CDS encoding YajQ family cyclic di-GMP-binding protein — MADSSFDIVSKIDRQEADNALNQARKEIEQRYDFKGTDASIAWSGEAILIKANSEERAAAVLDVFQSKLIKRGISLKSLESGEPVASGKEYRITSTLKEGISQESAKKIGKIIRDEGPKSVKSQIQGDELRVTSKSRDDLQEVQRLLKAADLDVDLQFVNYR, encoded by the coding sequence ATGGCCGACTCCTCTTTTGACATCGTCTCCAAGATCGACCGGCAGGAAGCCGACAACGCCCTGAACCAGGCGCGCAAGGAGATCGAGCAGCGCTACGACTTCAAGGGCACCGACGCCTCGATCGCCTGGAGCGGCGAGGCGATCCTCATCAAGGCGAACAGCGAGGAGCGCGCCGCGGCGGTGCTCGACGTGTTCCAGTCGAAGCTCATCAAGCGCGGCATCTCCCTCAAGTCGCTCGAGTCGGGCGAGCCCGTCGCGAGCGGCAAGGAGTACCGCATCACGTCGACGCTGAAGGAGGGCATCTCGCAGGAGAGCGCGAAGAAGATCGGCAAGATCATCCGCGACGAGGGCCCCAAGTCGGTGAAGTCGCAGATCCAGGGCGACGAGCTGCGCGTCACGTCGAAGAGCCGCGACGACCTGCAGGAGGTGCAGCGCCTGCTCAAGGCCGCCGACCTCGACGTCGACCTGCAGTTCGTCAACTACCGGTAG
- a CDS encoding DUF1697 domain-containing protein, protein MHVAFYRNLNLGHPGSPTRAQLEGALRDAGADGVRSFQTNGTVLIVASDPLAVVRAAADGLAAACGYGDAVQVRTVAGLEALLHAGHFDGHVDERTYRETFTFFEGGRTPEWPLPWTNPRGDVDIVHIGDGTALAVVRKPGNTAGNPTAMLERETGGVATTRTRGSIERLLAAAASW, encoded by the coding sequence ATGCACGTCGCGTTCTACCGAAACCTGAACCTGGGGCATCCCGGGTCGCCCACCCGTGCGCAGCTCGAGGGAGCGCTGCGGGATGCCGGGGCCGACGGGGTGCGGTCGTTCCAGACCAACGGAACGGTGCTGATCGTGGCATCCGATCCCCTCGCCGTCGTGCGCGCGGCCGCCGACGGCCTCGCCGCCGCGTGCGGCTACGGCGACGCGGTGCAGGTGCGCACCGTCGCCGGGCTCGAGGCGCTGCTCCATGCCGGGCACTTCGACGGCCACGTCGACGAGCGCACCTACCGCGAGACGTTCACGTTCTTCGAGGGCGGCCGCACACCCGAATGGCCGCTGCCGTGGACGAACCCGCGCGGCGACGTCGACATCGTGCACATCGGCGACGGCACGGCGCTGGCCGTGGTCCGCAAGCCCGGGAACACCGCCGGCAACCCCACGGCCATGCTGGAGCGCGAGACGGGCGGCGTCGCCACGACGCGCACGCGCGGATCCATCGAGCGGCTGCTCGCCGCGGCCGCGTCGTGGTGA
- a CDS encoding VOC family protein, whose amino-acid sequence MTVRMDNVGIVVEDLGAAIEFFRALGLELEGRAMVEGEWAGRVTGLGDQSVEIAMMRTPDGQGRLELSRFLAPDVIADHRTAPVNALGYLRVMFAVDDIDATLARLAPLGAELVSAEVVRYEDAYRLCYLRGPEGILVGLAQAVG is encoded by the coding sequence ATGACGGTCAGAATGGACAACGTCGGGATCGTCGTCGAGGACCTCGGCGCCGCGATCGAGTTCTTCCGTGCGCTCGGCCTCGAGCTCGAGGGGCGGGCGATGGTCGAGGGCGAGTGGGCGGGACGCGTCACGGGCCTGGGCGACCAGAGCGTCGAGATCGCGATGATGCGCACGCCCGACGGCCAGGGCCGCCTCGAGCTCTCGCGCTTCCTCGCGCCGGACGTGATCGCCGACCATCGCACGGCGCCCGTGAACGCCCTGGGCTACCTGCGCGTCATGTTCGCCGTCGACGACATCGACGCGACCCTCGCGCGGCTCGCACCGCTCGGTGCCGAGCTGGTCAGCGCCGAGGTCGTGCGCTACGAGGACGCCTACCGGCTCTGCTATCTGCGCGGCCCCGAAGGCATCCTCGTCGGCCTCGCGCAGGCCGTCGGCTGA
- a CDS encoding alpha/beta hydrolase, which produces MEWMPDVLGDEFEQLTLPLGEDDEGEVVATLVRALPPEHQWWQQLKGERPELDDVDVLYVHGWSDYFFQKRLARVFTGRGARFHALDLRKYGRSLRPGQTPGYITDLAEYDADIAAALAAMGQPEPALRDDGGADVLHEARERLAAEENAAAGGLAGASAEGGAPEPHEESWIRTWPLWRWASQERTEQGHAGQRRRRRLILVAHSTGGLILSLWAHRHPDAADAVILNSPWLEFQLPRRGREAFAPLVELSARYRPYDRAPQIDLGFYTRAQQAVADPDDPVEVNLEWRPEQTMAVHAGWLHAVLAGHAAVAGGLDIPASVCVLLSSRFAPPTAWSDELTRVDSVLVVDDIARAALKLGPVVTVVRVDGALHDVFLSRHEAREEAYRRLGDWLTGWAATNPAPE; this is translated from the coding sequence ATGGAGTGGATGCCGGACGTTCTGGGCGACGAGTTCGAGCAGCTGACGCTCCCGCTGGGGGAGGACGACGAGGGCGAGGTCGTCGCGACGCTCGTGCGCGCGCTGCCGCCCGAGCACCAGTGGTGGCAGCAGCTGAAGGGCGAGCGTCCCGAGCTCGACGACGTCGACGTGCTCTACGTGCACGGATGGTCGGACTACTTCTTCCAGAAGCGGCTGGCCCGCGTGTTCACGGGGCGCGGGGCGCGCTTCCACGCCCTCGACCTGCGCAAGTACGGGCGCAGTCTGCGGCCCGGGCAGACGCCCGGCTACATCACCGATCTCGCGGAGTACGACGCCGACATCGCGGCGGCGCTCGCCGCGATGGGGCAGCCCGAGCCGGCGCTGCGCGACGACGGCGGTGCCGACGTGCTGCACGAGGCGCGCGAGCGGCTCGCGGCGGAGGAGAACGCGGCCGCGGGCGGGCTCGCGGGGGCGTCGGCCGAGGGCGGAGCGCCGGAGCCGCACGAGGAGTCGTGGATCCGCACGTGGCCGCTCTGGCGCTGGGCGTCGCAGGAGCGCACCGAGCAGGGGCACGCCGGGCAGAGGCGCCGCCGCCGGCTGATCCTCGTGGCGCACTCGACCGGCGGGCTCATCCTGAGCCTGTGGGCGCACCGGCATCCCGACGCGGCGGATGCCGTGATCCTCAACTCGCCGTGGCTGGAGTTCCAGCTGCCGCGGCGGGGCCGCGAGGCGTTCGCGCCGCTCGTCGAGCTGAGCGCGCGGTACCGTCCGTACGACCGGGCGCCGCAGATCGACCTCGGCTTCTACACGCGCGCGCAGCAGGCCGTCGCCGATCCCGACGATCCGGTCGAGGTGAACCTCGAGTGGCGTCCCGAGCAGACGATGGCCGTGCACGCCGGGTGGCTGCACGCGGTGCTCGCCGGGCACGCGGCGGTCGCGGGCGGGCTCGACATCCCGGCATCCGTCTGCGTGCTGCTCTCGTCGCGCTTCGCGCCGCCGACGGCGTGGTCGGACGAGCTCACGCGCGTCGACAGCGTGCTCGTCGTCGACGACATCGCCCGCGCCGCGCTGAAGCTCGGCCCGGTCGTGACGGTCGTGCGCGTCGACGGCGCCCTGCACGACGTCTTCCTGTCGCGGCACGAGGCGCGGGAGGAGGCCTACCGTCGCCTCGGCGACTGGCTCACCGGCTGGGCCGCCACGAACCCCGCGCCGGAGTAG
- a CDS encoding polyprenyl synthetase family protein, with protein sequence MISRPPATGPRLVSRLGLTERVFAGPRARRLADEIEAGLERVEQNLAVELRVADVLADTATRYLYEAGGKRIRPMLALLTAQLGDGTTDAVIAGATALEITHLGSLYHDDVMDGADMRRGVPSAHAVWGNNVAILAGDLLFSRASQIMATLGTRAIAVQADTFERLVLGQMHETVGAQAGDDPVEFYLQVLADKTGSLIAASARFGVIFSDAPAEFETPLVEYGEQVGVAFQLLDDVIDLSADPEETGKVPGTDLRAGVPTMPYLLLARAGDPASRALKAAIDDGVARIADGADPGILDDELTRLREHPVTEATRALAVEWSDRAIERLEVLPHGVVREALERFAQFVVDRSQ encoded by the coding sequence GTGATCTCCCGACCCCCCGCGACCGGCCCTCGGCTGGTGAGTCGCCTCGGTCTCACCGAGCGCGTGTTCGCCGGCCCTCGCGCTCGCCGCCTGGCGGACGAGATCGAGGCGGGGCTCGAGCGGGTCGAGCAGAACCTCGCGGTGGAGCTGCGCGTCGCCGACGTGCTCGCCGACACCGCGACGCGCTATCTCTACGAGGCGGGCGGCAAGCGCATCCGCCCCATGCTCGCGCTGCTCACCGCCCAGCTCGGCGACGGGACGACGGATGCCGTCATCGCCGGCGCGACCGCCCTCGAGATCACCCACCTTGGATCGCTGTACCACGACGACGTCATGGACGGCGCCGACATGCGCCGCGGCGTGCCGAGCGCGCACGCCGTGTGGGGCAACAACGTCGCGATCCTCGCCGGCGACCTGCTCTTCTCGCGCGCGAGCCAGATCATGGCGACCCTGGGCACCCGCGCGATCGCGGTGCAGGCCGACACGTTCGAGCGTCTCGTGCTCGGGCAGATGCACGAGACGGTCGGCGCGCAGGCGGGCGACGACCCCGTCGAGTTCTATCTGCAGGTGCTCGCCGACAAGACGGGCTCGCTCATCGCGGCATCCGCGCGCTTCGGCGTGATCTTCTCCGACGCGCCCGCCGAGTTCGAGACGCCCCTCGTGGAGTACGGCGAGCAGGTCGGCGTCGCGTTCCAGCTGCTCGACGACGTCATCGACCTGTCCGCCGATCCCGAGGAGACCGGCAAGGTCCCCGGCACCGATCTGCGCGCGGGCGTGCCGACCATGCCCTATCTGCTGCTCGCCCGTGCCGGCGACCCGGCGTCGCGGGCGCTCAAGGCCGCGATCGACGACGGCGTCGCGCGCATCGCCGACGGCGCCGACCCCGGCATCCTCGACGACGAGCTGACGCGCCTGCGCGAGCACCCCGTCACCGAGGCGACGCGCGCCCTCGCCGTGGAGTGGTCGGACCGCGCGATCGAGCGGCTCGAGGTGCTGCCGCACGGCGTCGTGCGCGAGGCGCTGGAGCGCTTCGCGCAGTTCGTGGTCGACCGCTCGCAGTAG
- a CDS encoding demethylmenaquinone methyltransferase → MTDQPRRADLAKEPARVSGMFDEVAAGYDRTNTVLSLGNDRLWRIATTRAVAPRPGQRILDLAAGTGASSVSLARSGAEVVAADFSPGMIAEGRRRHGHVPNLSFVEADATALPFDDAEFDAVTISFGLRNVNEPKRALAEMLRVTAPGGRLVICEFSHPPAPAFAALYRFYNDRVLPVVAKAVSSNADAYEYLDESIRDWPDQRTLAAWIREAGWAEVAHRNLSMGIVALHRARKPN, encoded by the coding sequence GTGACCGATCAGCCTCGCCGTGCCGACCTCGCCAAAGAACCCGCGCGCGTCAGCGGGATGTTCGACGAGGTGGCCGCCGGCTATGACCGCACGAACACGGTGCTCAGCCTCGGCAACGACCGGCTGTGGCGGATCGCCACCACGCGCGCCGTGGCGCCGCGGCCGGGGCAGCGCATCCTCGACCTCGCGGCCGGCACCGGCGCGAGCTCGGTGAGCCTCGCGCGCAGCGGCGCCGAGGTCGTCGCCGCCGACTTCTCGCCCGGCATGATCGCCGAGGGGCGGCGCCGTCACGGGCACGTGCCGAACCTGAGCTTCGTCGAGGCCGACGCCACGGCGCTCCCGTTCGACGACGCGGAGTTCGACGCCGTGACGATCTCGTTCGGCCTGCGCAACGTCAACGAGCCGAAGAGGGCGCTCGCCGAGATGCTGCGCGTCACGGCCCCCGGCGGGCGGCTCGTGATCTGCGAGTTCTCGCACCCGCCGGCGCCCGCGTTCGCCGCCCTCTACCGGTTCTACAACGACCGCGTCCTGCCGGTCGTCGCCAAGGCCGTCAGCTCGAACGCCGACGCGTACGAGTACCTCGACGAGTCGATCCGCGACTGGCCCGACCAGCGCACGCTGGCCGCGTGGATCCGCGAGGCGGGCTGGGCCGAGGTCGCCCACCGCAACCTGTCGATGGGCATCGTCGCGCTGCACCGCGCACGCAAGCCGAACTGA
- a CDS encoding DUF402 domain-containing protein, translating into MTDRPAPGTRLTFRWRKWNGAPHWEHDCVYLGGDRWGDWFGQSAGWRSHRPGRDMRAETANVTLLPPSGDYALTLNRDHPRRVFVYIDLAWDLRWAENGEPEGVDMDLDVVRADDGRGIWIDDRDEWDEHRVAYGYPPHVVAHLEALAVDLEARVRAAEAPFDETTAGAWLAVLSRLEP; encoded by the coding sequence GTGACCGATCGGCCTGCACCCGGGACCCGGCTGACCTTTCGCTGGCGCAAGTGGAACGGCGCGCCGCACTGGGAGCACGACTGCGTGTACCTCGGCGGCGACCGTTGGGGCGACTGGTTCGGCCAGAGCGCGGGGTGGCGCAGCCACCGGCCCGGACGCGACATGCGCGCCGAGACCGCGAACGTGACGCTGCTGCCGCCCAGCGGCGACTACGCGCTCACCCTGAACCGTGATCATCCGCGCCGGGTGTTCGTGTACATCGATCTCGCGTGGGACCTGCGCTGGGCCGAGAACGGGGAGCCCGAGGGCGTCGACATGGACCTCGACGTCGTGCGCGCCGACGACGGCCGCGGCATCTGGATCGACGACCGCGACGAGTGGGACGAGCATCGCGTCGCCTACGGCTATCCGCCGCACGTCGTCGCGCACCTCGAGGCGCTCGCCGTCGACCTGGAGGCCCGCGTGCGCGCCGCCGAGGCGCCCTTCGACGAGACCACCGCCGGTGCCTGGCTCGCGGTGCTGTCTAGACTCGAACCGTGA
- a CDS encoding isochorismate synthase, producing MRAVTREIHPDDDPLVFASATDPLVWLRRGDGIVGAGRPLLPLELGGGNPASGIPIAELWRLIVEDAEVDDDVDLPGTGIVALGAFTFDPRSARTSVLTVPSLVVGRRGGRAWVTRIENLTRPSPRAELAPEPYGPYWPATLGPGTLSHEGYQDAVRAGLAAIDAGEVRKVVLARDVVGTIPVGADLRRLVRVLAADYPDTWTFAVDGLIGASPETLVTVSGGRVTARVLAGTVARGTDAAADATARDALAHSAKDLDEHRYAVRSVLDALAPFARDVRADAEPFTLELPNLWHLATDVAGALLDHASALDLVAALHPTAAVAGTPTAAAMDVIRRVEPFDRGRYAGPVGWVDHRGDGEWAIALRCVQVGTGPARKFAAYSDTVPVVAHAGAGIVAGSDPEAELLETRVKFRPIVDAIA from the coding sequence CTGCGCGCGGTGACCCGCGAGATCCATCCCGACGACGATCCGCTGGTGTTCGCCTCCGCGACCGACCCGCTCGTGTGGCTGCGACGCGGCGACGGGATCGTCGGCGCGGGCCGCCCCCTGCTGCCGCTCGAGCTCGGCGGCGGCAACCCGGCATCCGGCATCCCGATCGCGGAGCTGTGGCGTCTCATCGTCGAGGATGCCGAGGTCGACGACGACGTGGACCTGCCCGGCACCGGCATCGTCGCTCTGGGCGCGTTCACGTTCGACCCGCGCTCGGCGCGCACGAGCGTGCTCACGGTGCCGTCGCTCGTCGTCGGCCGGAGAGGCGGCCGCGCGTGGGTCACGCGCATCGAGAACCTGACGCGCCCGTCGCCCCGCGCCGAGCTCGCGCCCGAGCCGTACGGGCCCTACTGGCCCGCGACGCTCGGCCCCGGCACGCTGTCGCACGAGGGGTATCAGGATGCCGTGCGCGCCGGCCTCGCCGCGATCGACGCCGGCGAGGTGCGCAAGGTCGTGCTCGCGCGCGACGTCGTCGGCACGATCCCCGTCGGCGCCGACCTGCGACGGCTCGTGCGCGTGCTCGCCGCCGACTACCCCGACACGTGGACGTTCGCGGTCGACGGGCTCATCGGCGCGAGCCCTGAGACCCTCGTGACCGTGTCGGGCGGCCGCGTCACGGCGCGCGTGCTGGCGGGAACCGTGGCGCGGGGAACGGATGCCGCGGCCGACGCCACGGCTCGCGACGCGCTCGCGCACAGCGCGAAGGATCTCGACGAGCACCGCTACGCGGTGCGCAGCGTGCTCGACGCCCTCGCGCCGTTCGCCCGCGACGTGCGCGCCGACGCCGAGCCGTTCACGCTGGAGCTGCCGAACCTGTGGCACCTCGCGACCGACGTGGCGGGCGCGCTGCTCGATCACGCGTCGGCGCTCGACCTCGTCGCGGCGCTGCATCCGACGGCGGCGGTGGCGGGCACGCCGACCGCGGCCGCGATGGACGTGATCCGCCGCGTCGAGCCGTTCGACCGCGGCCGCTACGCCGGACCGGTCGGCTGGGTCGACCATCGCGGCGACGGCGAGTGGGCGATCGCGCTGCGCTGCGTGCAGGTCGGCACGGGTCCCGCACGGAAGTTCGCGGCCTACAGCGACACCGTGCCGGTCGTCGCGCACGCGGGCGCCGGCATCGTCGCCGGCAGCGACCCCGAGGCCGAGCTGCTGGAGACCCGCGTGAAGTTCCGCCCCATCGTCGACGCCATCGCCTGA
- a CDS encoding polyphosphate kinase 2 family protein, producing MTAKSQKGWDGEPGELLRVREGFRLSDVDPDATPGYDGRKKHGQADLEAGEAQFDELQERLYAQSRVVPGSPSVLLVLQAMDTAGKGGIVRHVIGATDPQGIRLTAFKKPTPEELQHDFLWRIERALPGPGYIGVFDRSHYEDVLIGRVRALAPPEEIERRYDAINDFEKRVTDAGTRIVKVMLHISYEEQKTRLMERLERPEKHWKYNPGDVDERELWPAYMDAYQTVFERTSTAHAPWHVVPANAKWYARLAVQELLLEALEAIDPQWPAADFDVETEKARLAAT from the coding sequence ATGACTGCGAAGAGCCAGAAGGGCTGGGACGGCGAGCCCGGCGAGCTGCTGCGCGTGCGCGAGGGCTTCCGCCTGAGCGACGTGGATCCCGACGCGACGCCCGGATACGACGGACGCAAGAAGCACGGTCAGGCCGACCTCGAGGCCGGCGAGGCGCAGTTCGACGAGCTGCAGGAGCGGCTGTACGCGCAGAGCCGCGTGGTGCCCGGCTCGCCGTCGGTGCTGCTCGTGCTGCAGGCGATGGACACGGCGGGCAAGGGCGGCATCGTGCGGCACGTGATCGGTGCGACCGATCCGCAGGGCATCCGCCTGACGGCGTTCAAGAAGCCGACGCCGGAGGAGCTGCAGCACGACTTCCTGTGGCGCATCGAGCGCGCGCTGCCCGGGCCGGGATACATCGGCGTCTTCGACCGCTCGCACTACGAGGACGTGCTCATCGGGCGCGTGCGCGCGCTCGCCCCGCCCGAGGAGATCGAGCGCCGCTACGACGCGATCAACGACTTCGAGAAGCGCGTGACGGATGCCGGGACCCGCATCGTCAAGGTCATGCTGCACATCTCGTACGAGGAGCAGAAGACGCGGCTCATGGAGCGGCTCGAGCGCCCCGAGAAGCACTGGAAGTACAACCCCGGCGACGTCGACGAGCGCGAGCTGTGGCCCGCCTACATGGATGCCTACCAGACGGTGTTCGAACGCACGTCGACCGCGCACGCCCCGTGGCACGTCGTGCCCGCGAACGCGAAATGGTACGCGCGCCTCGCGGTGCAGGAGCTGCTGCTCGAGGCGCTGGAGGCCATCGACCCGCAGTGGCCCGCCGCCGACTTCGACGTCGAGACCGAGAAGGCCCGCCTCGCCGCCACCTGA
- the menD gene encoding 2-succinyl-5-enolpyruvyl-6-hydroxy-3-cyclohexene-1-carboxylate synthase, with the protein MTVSRAPATDAAVALLARLVARGVSHLVVSPGSRSQALALVAAELEARGAVRVHVRIDERVAGFTALGIARETGTPAAVICTSGTAVANLLPAVLEAHHSGVPLLLLTADRPPELRGVGANQTTRQPGLFAPFVRFDADLPVPDALDDGEGPQSTIVTDAADAAFDAASGTSGTAGPAHLNLPYREPLAGALPPWLAAAAGEGTVAVTGSTVAVTTGTVAGTTGTVAGTRGTVAGTKSTVAGRASTLAGTKSTFVGRTGTLAGSTGTLAGTTGTAERADGEGAPPVRLARGPRTIVVAGADAGPAAEQVAHDGGWPLVAEIVSGARFGRQVVHGYRELLDRPELGGRVERVVVLGHPTLSREVAALLARADVEVIALHGPGEPLDLNGRTRHARAVDIAPGAADREWLGAWMRASRAASVDLSPAAPDGRALASAVPAERLGAISAELEAVRAPVDREALVDAVWRATWPHDRLFFASSRLVRVADRVLGGKKVPVHSNRGLAGIDGTIATATGIALASQAAGAPGVTRVLAGDLAFLHDIGALLLAPGEHEPRMQVIVGNDGGGSIFDGLEVASVAGRAAMDRVLYTPHAARLADLAAAYGWDYRRETTRAGLDQALTSPVAGRQIIEVPLDR; encoded by the coding sequence ATGACCGTCTCCCGCGCTCCGGCGACGGACGCCGCCGTCGCCCTGCTCGCCCGCCTCGTCGCGCGCGGCGTCTCGCACCTCGTCGTGAGCCCCGGCTCCCGCTCGCAGGCCCTCGCCCTCGTCGCCGCCGAGCTCGAGGCGCGCGGGGCCGTGCGCGTGCACGTGCGGATCGACGAGCGCGTCGCGGGTTTCACGGCGCTCGGCATCGCCCGCGAGACCGGCACGCCCGCGGCCGTGATCTGCACCTCGGGGACGGCCGTCGCCAACCTCCTGCCCGCCGTGCTGGAGGCGCACCACTCGGGCGTGCCGCTGCTGCTGCTCACGGCCGACCGGCCGCCCGAGCTGCGGGGCGTCGGCGCCAACCAGACCACGCGGCAGCCGGGGCTGTTCGCGCCGTTCGTGCGGTTCGACGCGGACCTGCCCGTCCCCGACGCGCTCGACGACGGCGAGGGACCGCAGTCGACCATCGTGACGGATGCCGCGGATGCCGCGTTCGACGCCGCGAGCGGCACGAGCGGCACGGCGGGACCGGCCCACCTCAACCTCCCCTACCGCGAGCCGCTCGCCGGCGCTCTGCCGCCGTGGCTCGCCGCCGCGGCCGGTGAAGGCACCGTCGCGGTGACAGGCAGCACCGTGGCGGTGACAACGGGCACCGTCGCGGGAACAACTGGCACCGTCGCGGGGACACGTGGCACCGTCGCGGGAACGAAGAGCACCGTCGCGGGGAGAGCAAGCACTCTCGCGGGAACAAAGAGCACCTTCGTGGGGAGAACAGGCACTCTCGCGGGGTCAACTGGCACCCTCGCGGGAACAACTGGCACCGCGGAGCGCGCGGACGGTGAGGGCGCGCCGCCGGTGCGGCTGGCGCGGGGGCCGCGCACCATCGTCGTCGCAGGCGCCGATGCGGGACCGGCCGCGGAGCAGGTCGCGCACGACGGCGGCTGGCCGCTGGTCGCCGAGATCGTCAGCGGTGCGCGGTTCGGCCGTCAGGTCGTGCACGGCTACCGCGAGCTGCTCGACCGCCCCGAGCTGGGGGGCCGCGTCGAGCGCGTCGTCGTGCTCGGGCATCCCACGCTCAGCCGCGAGGTCGCGGCGCTGCTCGCGCGCGCCGACGTCGAGGTGATCGCGCTGCACGGCCCCGGCGAGCCGCTCGACCTCAACGGGCGCACCCGCCACGCGCGCGCCGTCGACATCGCACCGGGCGCCGCCGACCGCGAATGGCTGGGCGCATGGATGCGCGCGTCGCGCGCGGCATCCGTCGACCTCAGCCCCGCCGCGCCCGACGGCCGTGCGCTCGCCTCGGCCGTGCCCGCCGAGCGGCTCGGGGCGATCAGCGCCGAGCTGGAGGCCGTGCGCGCTCCCGTCGACCGCGAGGCCCTCGTCGACGCCGTGTGGCGGGCGACGTGGCCGCACGACCGGCTGTTCTTCGCGTCGTCGCGGCTCGTGCGGGTCGCCGACCGGGTGCTCGGCGGCAAGAAGGTGCCCGTGCACTCCAACCGCGGGCTCGCGGGCATCGACGGCACGATCGCGACGGCGACGGGCATCGCCCTGGCCAGCCAGGCCGCCGGCGCTCCGGGGGTCACGCGCGTGCTCGCGGGGGACCTCGCGTTCCTGCACGACATCGGGGCGCTGCTGCTGGCGCCGGGCGAGCACGAGCCGCGCATGCAGGTGATCGTCGGCAACGACGGCGGCGGATCGATCTTCGACGGGCTCGAGGTGGCGTCCGTCGCGGGACGCGCCGCGATGGACCGTGTGCTCTACACGCCGCACGCCGCGCGGCTCGCCGACCTCGCCGCCGCCTACGGCTGGGACTACCGGCGCGAGACGACCCGTGCGGGCCTCGACCAGGCGCTAACGTCGCCGGTCGCGGGTCGCCAGATCATCGAGGTCCCGCTCGACCGCTGA